In Deltaproteobacteria bacterium, the following are encoded in one genomic region:
- a CDS encoding UDP-N-acetylglucosamine pyrophosphorylase — protein MELKPRGYDKVVALLKKGVKIPNPLTLDIGDEVEVSRISPAGVTIYPGCRLYGPQTVICEGAQIGLEGPVTIENCQVGPKVHLKGGYFKESVFLDGAHMGLGAHVREGCILEEQSGGAHCVGLKQTILFPFVTLGSLINFCDCLMAGGTHRKNHSEVGSSYIHFNFTPEGDKTTPSLIGDVPRGVMINQPPIFLGGQGGMVGPLRMGYGNVVAAGGILRRDFTQGGKLIIPRPHRGAVLDYSPGGYGGLGRILKNNFLYIANILALDQWYLHVRKPFLLRTEHGSFLWEGARRNLALGVAERIKRLRIMAEKIGADQKDRKEEGSLSSLKENFSKKAEEIFEYFTLDRTWTAGKEFRDRFLEALHRKGALKDDYINAIQALPRHITQEGTRWLEETVNSLYQGALAILES, from the coding sequence TTGGAATTAAAACCCAGGGGATACGACAAGGTTGTGGCGTTGCTCAAGAAGGGGGTCAAGATCCCCAATCCCCTAACCTTGGATATCGGGGACGAGGTTGAAGTCTCTCGCATTTCACCCGCAGGGGTCACAATCTACCCCGGTTGCAGGCTCTATGGACCGCAGACCGTTATCTGTGAAGGGGCCCAAATCGGCCTGGAGGGCCCGGTGACCATCGAGAACTGTCAGGTGGGTCCGAAGGTCCATCTCAAGGGCGGGTATTTCAAGGAATCCGTGTTCCTGGATGGAGCCCACATGGGCCTGGGGGCCCATGTACGGGAAGGCTGCATCCTTGAGGAGCAGTCCGGCGGTGCCCACTGTGTGGGGCTCAAACAAACGATACTTTTCCCTTTTGTGACCCTTGGAAGCCTGATCAATTTCTGCGACTGCCTCATGGCGGGCGGCACTCACCGAAAAAACCACAGCGAGGTGGGAAGTTCGTATATTCATTTCAATTTCACTCCCGAGGGCGACAAGACCACTCCGTCTCTAATCGGGGATGTCCCCCGCGGGGTCATGATCAACCAGCCACCCATTTTCCTTGGAGGACAGGGGGGGATGGTAGGCCCGCTCCGCATGGGGTACGGCAACGTGGTGGCCGCAGGGGGAATCCTCCGGCGGGATTTCACCCAGGGAGGCAAACTCATCATCCCAAGGCCCCACCGGGGAGCTGTGCTTGATTATTCGCCGGGCGGTTACGGGGGGCTTGGCCGTATCCTTAAAAACAACTTTCTCTATATCGCGAATATTCTCGCCCTGGACCAGTGGTACCTTCACGTCAGGAAACCTTTTCTCCTCCGCACCGAACACGGCTCCTTCCTGTGGGAGGGCGCACGTCGGAACCTTGCCCTCGGGGTAGCGGAAAGAATCAAGCGGCTTCGAATCATGGCCGAGAAAATCGGGGCCGATCAAAAAGACAGGAAGGAAGAGGGCTCCCTTTCCTCCCTCAAAGAGAATTTCTCCAAAAAGGCTGAAGAGATCTTCGAGTATTTTACCCTGGATCGGACCTGGACGGCGGGAAAGGAATTCCGGGATCGTTTCCTCGAAGCCCTACACAGGAAAGGAGCCTTGAAGGACGATTATATCAACGCCATCCAGGCCCTCCCCCGGCATATCACCCAGGAAGGGACCCGGTGGCTGGAAGAGACTGTGAATTCACTTTACCAGGGCGCCCTGGCCATCTTGGAATCCTGA